DNA sequence from the Cohnella herbarum genome:
GTCCGTTCCATTTCATCGCGCATAAAGGCAATGCTATGACTGAATACTTGATTGTTCATGGAATTTGCAAGATTGATTAGGAAAGGAGCGTGAACAACAATATTGCTGATTCCCTGCTCTTTCATATGCGCATGCCCCTCTGAAATCTTGTAATCAGAGATCGGTTTTCTTTTCGTATTTTGTGGAGCACCGGTGTATATCAAGAATGTATTCGCTCCATAAGAAGCAGCCTCTTTGCTGGCTTTGAGCAACATCTCCTTGCCTCCCATGGATACGTGACTTCCGATTAGCATGTATCTCCCCCCGAATTCTGCATATGGTACGGTTCACCGCGCTGTCTGTAACGGCAAGTTTCCCTATACTCTCCCGGCGGCATTCCGGTCCATTTCTTAAAAGCGCTCTGGAAAGCACTCGGCTCCGAAAATTGAAGCAAATAGGCGATTTCGCCAATTGCGAGCTGCGTTCTCTTCAGGTAGTAAACGGCAAATTCCTTGCGCGCCTTGTTGAACAAGCTGTTGTACGTCGTTTCCTCTTGCTTCAATTTGACTTGCAACATTCGAACGCTGACATTGAAGTTTTGCGCGGCTTCTGTCACATCCGGGAACCTGGAGGGCATGCATCCCGCAATCCATTTGTACACCTGATCCGCAAAGGAACGGCCATACAACAACTGCTTTCTCGCTTCTACCGCATATGCCTCAAACGTACTTAGCAACTCCTGATTCGAAAAGAGGATGGGGTACTGCATAACCTCGCTTTCCAGACTCAGGAGATTACTTTCGCCGCCAAATTCCGGATGTATACCGAAGATGTTCTGGTATGCGTTACGCTCTTCTTCCGAGGCTTCATGCGCCAGTTGCAGCTTGCCAAGAGTAATGTTGCGACAGCTCAATTTAAGAAGAATGGTATATAAGGAGCTAATCATACCTTCAAGCGCTTGTCTGGATGCTTGCCTGGCAGAGTCGCAAACTTTAAATGCGATGACCGTCTCTCTATGATTCGTCTCCGGCTCCATGTCGATACCGCTGCACAGAATAATATTATAGGTTCGATAAGCAGCCAGCGCTTCCCCAATCGTGTTGCAATTCAGGAGTACATAACCAAGAATGCCGAGATTGGACAACTCGATGGATTGTCCTAAATGCAGACCAAAGCAACTATCGTTTGTAAAAGCCGCAGCAGCAACCAGCAGTCGGTCGAATTCCTCTTCCGGGATTC
Encoded proteins:
- a CDS encoding AraC family transcriptional regulator; the protein is MGHGLSVGMIPPILSFLVRRGYDSESFCRFASFDTRILQEAEARIPEEEFDRLLVAAAAFTNDSCFGLHLGQSIELSNLGILGYVLLNCNTIGEALAAYRTYNIILCSGIDMEPETNHRETVIAFKVCDSARQASRQALEGMISSLYTILLKLSCRNITLGKLQLAHEASEEERNAYQNIFGIHPEFGGESNLLSLESEVMQYPILFSNQELLSTFEAYAVEARKQLLYGRSFADQVYKWIAGCMPSRFPDVTEAAQNFNVSVRMLQVKLKQEETTYNSLFNKARKEFAVYYLKRTQLAIGEIAYLLQFSEPSAFQSAFKKWTGMPPGEYRETCRYRQRGEPYHMQNSGGDTC